One window of Desulfovibrio subterraneus genomic DNA carries:
- a CDS encoding RlmE family RNA methyltransferase: MKVYRDHYFKKAKQENYPARSIYKLKEIEKRFRIFKPGMHVLDLGAAPGSWSLGAAEMVGPRGRVLGADIQTTPTVFPPNVTFMQEDVFERSQAFEDALADLSPIHVVMSDMAPSTTGHRFTDQARSANLCREALAVATKCLIHGGSFIVKIFMGPDFHEFASELRTHFVTVKTFKPKSSRAESIETFYIGMGFKGDLETVPASEEDAGSE, encoded by the coding sequence ATGAAAGTATATCGTGACCATTATTTCAAGAAGGCCAAGCAGGAGAATTATCCTGCCCGGTCCATCTACAAGCTTAAAGAAATAGAGAAACGCTTCCGGATATTCAAGCCCGGAATGCACGTCCTTGACCTCGGTGCCGCTCCCGGATCGTGGTCGCTGGGTGCGGCGGAAATGGTGGGGCCGAGGGGGCGTGTGCTGGGGGCCGATATCCAGACCACTCCTACGGTGTTTCCCCCAAACGTCACCTTTATGCAAGAGGATGTGTTCGAGCGTTCTCAGGCATTTGAAGATGCTCTGGCCGATCTTTCGCCCATCCATGTGGTGATGAGCGACATGGCTCCGAGCACCACGGGCCACCGTTTCACGGATCAGGCCCGGTCTGCGAATCTGTGCCGCGAAGCACTTGCCGTAGCCACCAAATGCCTGATACATGGCGGCAGCTTTATCGTGAAAATTTTCATGGGGCCGGACTTTCATGAATTCGCGAGCGAGCTGCGCACCCATTTTGTAACTGTGAAGACTTTTAAACCAAAGAGCTCCCGCGCTGAGAGCATCGAAACCTTTTATATAGGAATGGGTTTCAAGGGTGATCTCGAAACCGTGCCCGCGTCTGAAGAAGATGCCGGTTCCGAATAG
- a CDS encoding YebC/PmpR family DNA-binding transcriptional regulator — MAGHSKWANIQHRKGRQDAKRSKAFTKAAKEIIIAAKGGGDPAGNARLRAAIAAAKAVNLPKDRIENAIKKGTGELAGGDIAEVMYEGYGPGGVALLIEAATDNRNRTVAEVRHLLNKGGGSMGEAGCVGWMFDRKGVVTVDKDKISEEQIMELGLEAGAEDVIDQDATWEVRAALADFEAVRSAFEEAGIEIASAEMAMIPQNTIEVDAQVGQKLLNLVDMLEDNDDVQNVWANFDLSDEAMAELA; from the coding sequence ATGGCCGGACATAGTAAATGGGCAAACATCCAGCATCGTAAGGGGCGTCAGGACGCAAAACGCTCCAAGGCCTTCACCAAGGCTGCCAAGGAAATCATCATTGCAGCGAAAGGTGGCGGCGACCCCGCTGGCAACGCCCGTCTCCGTGCCGCCATTGCAGCCGCCAAGGCTGTGAACCTTCCCAAGGACAGGATCGAAAACGCCATCAAGAAGGGTACCGGCGAACTGGCCGGCGGCGACATCGCGGAAGTGATGTACGAAGGCTACGGTCCCGGCGGTGTTGCACTGCTGATCGAAGCTGCCACCGATAACAGAAACCGTACCGTGGCTGAAGTCCGTCATCTGCTCAACAAGGGCGGCGGTTCCATGGGCGAAGCCGGCTGTGTGGGCTGGATGTTCGACCGCAAGGGCGTTGTCACCGTTGACAAGGACAAGATTTCTGAAGAGCAGATCATGGAACTGGGCCTTGAGGCCGGTGCCGAAGACGTAATCGATCAGGACGCCACCTGGGAAGTGCGTGCAGCACTTGCCGATTTCGAAGCTGTCCGCTCCGCTTTTGAAGAAGCCGGAATCGAAATCGCTTCCGCCGAAATGGCGATGATTCCCCAGAACACCATCGAAGTTGACGCACAGGTGGGGCAGAAGCTGCTCAACCTTGTGGACATGCTCGAAGACAACGACGACGTCCAGAACGTCTGGGCAAACTTCGATTTGTCCGACGAGGCGATGGCCGAGCTGGCTTAA
- the ruvC gene encoding crossover junction endodeoxyribonuclease RuvC: MTQGITVLGIDPGSRVTGWGVVREISGVASLVDCGTVRTADADIAKRLGIIFRGVSDVITTLRPDVVAVENVFTAKNAASALKLGQARGAAIAACALHGLDVHSYEPTKVKQAIVGTGRADKQQVAFMVATILGVKKPSWAVDASDALGVALCHLTLRRYEKLAAR, translated from the coding sequence ATGACCCAAGGTATTACGGTTCTCGGCATAGACCCCGGTTCCCGCGTGACGGGCTGGGGGGTGGTGCGCGAGATATCCGGCGTGGCATCGCTGGTGGACTGCGGCACGGTGCGGACTGCCGATGCGGATATAGCGAAACGGCTGGGCATCATCTTCCGCGGCGTAAGCGATGTTATCACCACGCTTCGTCCAGACGTGGTGGCCGTGGAAAATGTGTTTACCGCAAAGAACGCCGCTTCCGCCCTCAAGCTCGGGCAGGCAAGGGGGGCTGCCATAGCCGCTTGTGCATTGCATGGGCTTGATGTGCACAGTTACGAACCTACCAAGGTCAAGCAGGCCATTGTGGGAACCGGCAGGGCGGACAAACAGCAGGTTGCCTTCATGGTTGCCACCATTCTTGGCGTGAAAAAGCCCTCGTGGGCGGTGGATGCGAGCGATGCGCTGGGCGTTGCCCTGTGTCATCTGACACTGCGCCGCTATGAGAAGCTTGCAGCGCGCTGA
- the ruvA gene encoding Holliday junction branch migration protein RuvA: MIAYLEGRLAEAGESSVILVTPGGVGYEVYLPVHTLSRLPERGGEIAVFTYTVVREDALELYGFQTWDERQTFAVLISISKVGAKTALAILSQFRPDDLRQVVAEDDVEALTRVSGIGKKSAQHIFLELKYKLKVERVPGGAVLNGSAPGSLYRDALTGLCNLGYTEDEAGTVLKNVLKDEPDLDVGGALRAALKALARGR, from the coding sequence ATGATAGCGTATCTTGAAGGACGGCTTGCCGAAGCCGGAGAATCTTCCGTCATTCTGGTCACCCCCGGCGGAGTGGGGTATGAGGTGTACCTGCCGGTACATACGCTTTCGCGCCTGCCGGAACGCGGGGGCGAGATCGCCGTATTCACCTATACCGTGGTGCGCGAGGATGCGCTTGAGCTCTATGGCTTTCAGACATGGGACGAGCGGCAGACCTTTGCCGTGCTCATTTCCATATCCAAGGTGGGAGCCAAGACAGCCCTTGCCATTCTTTCCCAGTTCCGGCCGGACGATCTGCGGCAGGTGGTGGCGGAGGATGATGTGGAGGCGCTGACCCGCGTTTCCGGTATCGGCAAGAAAAGCGCCCAGCATATTTTTCTTGAGCTCAAATACAAGCTCAAGGTGGAGCGTGTGCCCGGCGGTGCCGTGCTGAATGGCTCTGCCCCCGGTTCGCTCTATCGCGATGCCCTGACCGGCCTGTGCAACCTCGGGTACACGGAAGATGAAGCCGGAACAGTCCTGAAGAATGTTCTGAAGGATGAACCCGACCTCGATGTGGGCGGTGCTTTACGCGCCGCACTCAAAGCTCTTGCCAGGGGACGCTGA
- the ruvB gene encoding Holliday junction branch migration DNA helicase RuvB, translating to MTLHDTECHLSTCLDETVRPPSLDEFIGQEELRSNLSVYLQAARERRQAMDHTLFYGNPGLGKTTLSQIMASELGVNLVSTSGPVLERSGDLAAILTNLGRNDILFVDEIHRMPPAVEEVLYPAMEDFKLDLVIGQGPGARTVKIDLEPFTLVGATTRIGLLSSPLRDRFGVILRLEFYTPEELARIVARTARILRLELTRDGALEIGRRSRGTPRIANRLLRRVRDFATVKGNGAVDSDQAAEALGRMEVDESGLDQMDRKLLTVLIEHFGGGPVGVKTLAVACSEEVRTIEDIYEPYLIQCGFLKRTSRGRVATARAYRHLNLLA from the coding sequence ATGACGTTGCACGATACTGAATGCCATCTGAGCACTTGCCTTGATGAAACAGTAAGGCCCCCCTCGCTGGATGAATTCATCGGGCAGGAGGAGCTGCGCAGCAACCTGAGTGTGTATCTGCAGGCTGCTCGGGAGCGCCGTCAGGCCATGGACCATACGTTGTTTTACGGCAACCCCGGTCTGGGCAAGACGACCCTTTCGCAGATCATGGCCAGCGAGCTTGGGGTGAACCTTGTTTCCACGTCCGGCCCTGTGCTGGAACGCAGCGGCGACCTTGCGGCTATTCTGACCAATCTGGGCCGCAACGACATTCTTTTTGTGGACGAGATCCATCGCATGCCCCCTGCAGTGGAGGAAGTGCTGTATCCCGCCATGGAGGACTTCAAGCTCGATCTGGTCATTGGGCAGGGGCCGGGAGCACGGACCGTGAAGATAGATCTTGAGCCGTTCACGCTGGTGGGAGCCACCACACGCATCGGCCTGCTTTCCTCACCGCTGCGCGACCGCTTCGGGGTCATTCTGCGGCTGGAGTTTTACACGCCCGAAGAGCTTGCCCGCATTGTAGCCCGCACGGCAAGAATTTTGCGGCTGGAACTCACACGCGACGGTGCGCTGGAAATAGGCAGGCGCTCGCGCGGAACCCCGCGTATTGCCAACCGTCTGCTGCGCCGCGTGCGTGATTTTGCTACGGTGAAGGGGAACGGTGCCGTTGATTCCGATCAGGCGGCCGAAGCCCTTGGCCGTATGGAGGTGGACGAAAGCGGGCTGGACCAGATGGACCGCAAGCTCCTTACTGTGCTTATCGAGCATTTCGGCGGTGGCCCTGTGGGAGTGAAGACCCTTGCGGTTGCCTGTTCCGAAGAAGTGCGGACCATAGAAGATATTTACGAGCCGTATCTCATCCAGTGCGGCTTTCTCAAGCGCACATCGCGCGGTCGCGTTGCCACGGCACGCGCCTATCGGCATTTGAATCTTTTGGCCTAA
- the thyX gene encoding FAD-dependent thymidylate synthase has product MPQKACRVELLASTPDATSLIYAAFRQCYHAGFVGDMWPRLLAGEIAADKQAAFITKVMESGHASPIEHVSFTFAVEGVSRALTHQLVRHRIASYSQQSQRYVDGSDFDYILPPAIARIPEAKERFESFIAEIGNAYRDLKNILEANGRGEKAKEDARFVLPQAAESKIVFTMNCRSLINFFEHRCCTRAQWEIRGMANQMLDICREVLPVVFKTAGARCERLGYCPEGEKFTCGRYPLP; this is encoded by the coding sequence ATGCCGCAGAAAGCGTGCCGGGTTGAATTACTTGCGTCCACACCGGACGCCACGTCCCTTATCTATGCAGCCTTCCGTCAGTGTTACCATGCAGGTTTCGTGGGCGATATGTGGCCCCGTCTGCTGGCGGGCGAAATCGCTGCCGACAAGCAGGCGGCCTTCATCACCAAGGTCATGGAATCAGGCCATGCCAGCCCCATTGAGCATGTGAGCTTTACCTTTGCCGTCGAGGGTGTTTCCCGCGCGCTTACGCACCAGCTGGTGCGTCACCGCATTGCCTCATATTCGCAACAGAGCCAGCGTTATGTTGACGGCAGCGATTTTGACTATATCCTGCCGCCTGCCATTGCCCGCATTCCCGAGGCGAAGGAACGGTTCGAATCTTTCATTGCGGAAATCGGCAACGCCTACCGCGATCTGAAAAATATTCTCGAAGCCAACGGCAGGGGAGAAAAAGCCAAGGAAGACGCACGGTTTGTACTTCCTCAGGCAGCGGAATCCAAGATTGTGTTCACCATGAACTGCCGCAGCCTGATCAACTTTTTCGAGCACCGCTGCTGCACGCGGGCGCAATGGGAAATCCGGGGCATGGCAAATCAGATGCTAGACATCTGCCGCGAAGTGCTTCCGGTTGTTTTCAAAACCGCCGGTGCACGTTGTGAGCGTCTGGGCTACTGCCCTGAAGGTGAGAAGTTTACTTGTGGCAGGTACCCCTTGCCTTGA
- the dnaA gene encoding chromosomal replication initiator protein DnaA yields MFEIWAHIQQILQKRLTPGLYKVWISPLSAEVKGHTVSLTAPNEFVAAWVRDRLLGDITSAAAEIIGPQATVSVVASKTPQKAPARRSSITVSDAQPSGPLFPSQQGTGVAVAPAASHEQISLPISQPLVSKAIDWRFDFDSFVVGPCNDLAFAASQGITRSSLSADTLFLSSGPGLGKTHLMQAVGNELCRQSNRSKLHVEYLTAEEFATRLIASLKNRDVDRFKARYRDVDLLLLEDVHFLQGKERMQDEVLATIKALQSRGSRVVLSSSFAPRDLKELDNQLVSRFCSGFIAAIDKPDYATRRDILCRKAKQYQVFLPDNVTDMLAENIRSDVRQIESCLHNLILKARILNQQISMNIAWDVVSQYASHEIIMDMDSIIRCVCNGFDLSPTQLNSRSRRRELVVARNTVFYLARKHTDMSLKDIGVHFNRTHSTVLKGITSLEREMSKETPIGRQVTNTVAMIERNGRITSLR; encoded by the coding sequence ATGTTTGAAATATGGGCGCATATCCAGCAGATTCTGCAAAAAAGACTCACTCCGGGCCTCTACAAGGTCTGGATTTCTCCTTTGTCAGCAGAGGTGAAAGGTCACACGGTCAGCCTTACGGCTCCTAACGAGTTCGTGGCCGCGTGGGTCCGTGACAGACTGCTTGGCGATATTACTTCGGCTGCTGCCGAAATCATTGGGCCGCAGGCGACAGTCTCCGTTGTCGCCAGCAAGACTCCGCAAAAGGCTCCGGCCCGCCGCAGTTCCATCACCGTATCCGACGCACAACCGTCCGGTCCGCTGTTTCCCTCTCAGCAGGGAACCGGTGTTGCCGTTGCGCCCGCCGCTTCCCATGAGCAGATTTCGCTGCCCATTTCGCAGCCGCTGGTCAGCAAGGCCATCGACTGGCGTTTCGATTTCGACAGCTTTGTGGTCGGTCCCTGTAACGATCTGGCCTTTGCCGCATCGCAGGGCATTACCCGTTCCTCGCTTTCGGCCGATACGCTGTTCCTCAGCTCCGGCCCCGGTCTCGGCAAGACGCACCTCATGCAGGCAGTGGGCAACGAACTCTGCCGCCAGAGCAACCGCAGCAAGCTGCATGTCGAGTACCTGACCGCAGAAGAATTTGCCACGCGCCTCATCGCTTCCCTCAAGAATCGTGATGTGGACCGCTTCAAGGCCCGTTACCGCGACGTGGACCTGCTGCTGCTTGAAGACGTGCATTTCCTGCAGGGCAAGGAACGCATGCAGGATGAAGTGCTGGCCACCATCAAGGCTCTGCAGTCCCGTGGTTCCCGTGTTGTGCTTTCCAGTTCGTTTGCACCCCGTGACCTGAAGGAGCTGGATAACCAGCTGGTTTCCCGCTTCTGCTCCGGTTTCATCGCTGCAATCGACAAGCCCGATTACGCCACCCGCCGCGATATTCTGTGCCGCAAGGCAAAGCAGTATCAGGTGTTTCTGCCGGACAATGTTACCGACATGCTCGCCGAGAACATTCGTTCCGATGTCCGCCAGATCGAAAGCTGCCTGCATAACCTGATTCTCAAGGCCCGCATCCTGAATCAGCAGATTTCCATGAACATCGCGTGGGATGTTGTCAGCCAGTATGCTTCGCACGAAATCATCATGGACATGGACAGCATTATCCGCTGTGTCTGCAACGGTTTCGATCTTTCTCCCACACAGCTCAATTCCCGTAGTCGCAGACGTGAGTTGGTAGTTGCACGCAATACGGTATTTTATCTGGCGAGAAAGCACACCGACATGTCCCTCAAGGATATCGGCGTGCATTTCAATCGCACCCATTCCACGGTTCTCAAGGGTATTACCAGCCTTGAGCGTGAAATGAGCAAGGAAACCCCCATCGGCCGTCAGGTGACCAACACCGTGGCCATGATTGAACGTAACGGACGAATTACCAGCCTGCGATAG
- a CDS encoding helix-turn-helix domain-containing protein, protein METGQAYVEIAPRLLGLREAVGLSVDELAAKIGVRPETVNLYEEGETEIPVSYLKDVANACGVDITSLISGHEAHLHDYTLVRKGQGLSVARRADYDYLHLASRFTNKRMEPFLVTVPPKDENELVWNEHGGQEFIYILKGRLEIWLDQRRHELEPGDSIYFDSKIPHALRGLDEAEAVFLDVIS, encoded by the coding sequence ATGGAGACGGGACAGGCGTATGTGGAAATAGCGCCCAGACTGCTGGGCCTGCGAGAGGCCGTTGGGCTGTCGGTGGACGAGCTTGCCGCCAAGATCGGTGTGCGGCCCGAAACGGTGAACTTGTATGAAGAAGGCGAGACCGAGATTCCCGTCAGCTATCTTAAGGATGTGGCCAATGCCTGCGGCGTGGATATCACCTCGCTCATTTCCGGCCACGAGGCGCACCTGCACGATTACACTCTGGTGCGCAAGGGGCAGGGACTCAGTGTGGCCCGCCGTGCGGACTACGATTATCTGCATCTGGCATCGCGTTTTACCAACAAACGGATGGAGCCCTTCCTTGTGACAGTGCCCCCCAAGGACGAGAATGAGCTCGTGTGGAACGAGCACGGCGGGCAGGAGTTCATCTATATTCTCAAGGGACGGCTTGAAATCTGGCTCGACCAGCGCCGGCATGAGCTCGAACCCGGCGATTCCATCTATTTCGACTCCAAAATTCCGCACGCTCTTCGCGGTCTTGATGAAGCAGAGGCCGTATTCCTGGACGTGATTAGCTAG
- a CDS encoding AMP-binding protein, translating into MHKLSCSSYEELVSRFSLEVPEKYNFAFDDLDRLADATVDGSGNPLALVHVDDDGTRRDYTFSWLKDASSRLANVLKTQGLRKGDRVMLVLYRRVEFWVAMLACHKVGAVPVPSPSQLTPKDIIFRVNRANIRAMIVEDSITDRVEASRPECPSLTCLVEVGGTSRPDSRPDSRPDSRPDGWLDYETAVADASPVFPKPQGDALAGGSDPLLIFFSSGTTGMPKMVEHTHTYPLGHYMTGAYWHDLEEGDLHLTLADTGWGKAVWGKFYGQWLAGASVFVWDFRGKFEPARLLEQLAEHKVTSFCAPPTVYRFLVREDLAKYDLSALRHCTTAGELLNDSVFLAWKKQTGLPIYEGYGQTETTLQICTLPTMEPKPGSIGRAAPGWDIVLRDMAGRICPPGEEGEICVRVSEKTPVGLFTGYMEDPEKTASVMLNGYYHTGDKAWVDEDGYFWFLGRVDDLIKSSGYRIGPFEVESALVSHEAVVEAAVTGVPDDLRGQIVKATVVLSAGFTPSPELTKTLQDHVKKVTAPYKYPRIVDYVAELPKTISGKIRRVEIRQRDEEAAKK; encoded by the coding sequence ATGCATAAACTTTCATGTTCCAGTTACGAAGAACTTGTTTCCCGTTTTTCCCTTGAAGTTCCCGAGAAATACAATTTTGCCTTTGACGACCTTGATCGTCTGGCGGACGCAACGGTCGATGGTTCCGGCAATCCTCTTGCGCTTGTGCATGTGGATGATGACGGTACACGCCGCGATTATACCTTTTCATGGCTCAAGGATGCTTCTTCCCGCCTTGCGAATGTGCTGAAAACGCAGGGCCTGCGAAAGGGCGACCGTGTCATGCTGGTGCTGTATCGCCGGGTGGAATTCTGGGTGGCCATGCTTGCCTGCCACAAGGTGGGCGCAGTACCCGTTCCGTCTCCCTCGCAGCTGACTCCCAAAGACATCATCTTCCGCGTCAACCGTGCCAATATCCGCGCCATGATCGTGGAAGATTCCATCACCGACCGTGTGGAGGCTTCCCGCCCCGAGTGCCCTTCCCTGACCTGTCTCGTGGAGGTCGGTGGCACCTCGCGTCCTGACTCGCGTCCTGACTCGCGTCCTGACTCGCGTCCTGACGGTTGGCTGGATTACGAAACTGCCGTGGCTGATGCCTCGCCCGTTTTCCCCAAGCCGCAGGGGGATGCGCTGGCAGGCGGTTCAGACCCGCTTCTCATTTTCTTTTCTTCCGGCACCACGGGCATGCCCAAGATGGTGGAGCACACCCATACCTATCCGCTTGGTCACTACATGACCGGCGCATACTGGCACGACCTTGAAGAAGGTGACCTGCACCTCACCCTTGCCGATACCGGCTGGGGCAAGGCCGTGTGGGGCAAGTTCTACGGGCAGTGGCTTGCCGGTGCTTCCGTTTTTGTATGGGATTTCCGTGGCAAGTTCGAGCCTGCCCGTCTGCTTGAGCAACTTGCGGAACATAAGGTGACCAGCTTCTGCGCACCGCCCACGGTATACCGTTTTCTCGTGCGTGAGGACCTTGCCAAGTATGATCTTTCCGCCCTGCGCCATTGCACCACGGCCGGTGAACTGCTCAACGACAGCGTATTCCTTGCATGGAAGAAGCAAACCGGTCTGCCCATCTATGAAGGCTACGGGCAGACGGAAACCACCCTGCAGATCTGCACCCTGCCCACAATGGAGCCGAAACCCGGTTCCATCGGCCGCGCTGCTCCCGGTTGGGATATCGTGCTGCGCGATATGGCAGGCAGAATCTGTCCTCCCGGTGAGGAAGGCGAAATTTGCGTGCGTGTTTCGGAAAAGACCCCCGTGGGCCTCTTTACCGGTTATATGGAAGATCCTGAAAAAACCGCTTCCGTCATGCTGAACGGGTACTACCACACAGGCGACAAGGCGTGGGTGGATGAAGACGGCTATTTCTGGTTCCTCGGCCGTGTGGACGACCTGATCAAGTCCTCGGGCTACCGTATCGGACCTTTCGAGGTGGAATCCGCCCTTGTTTCGCACGAAGCAGTGGTGGAAGCCGCTGTAACCGGTGTTCCCGATGACCTGCGCGGGCAGATAGTCAAGGCGACCGTGGTGCTTTCTGCCGGTTTCACGCCGTCTCCCGAGCTTACCAAGACGCTGCAGGACCACGTGAAAAAGGTGACAGCTCCCTACAAATACCCGCGTATAGTCGATTACGTGGCCGAGTTGCCAAAGACCATTTCCGGCAAGATCCGCCGGGTGGAAATTCGTCAGCGTGACGAAGAAGCCGCAAAAAAATAG
- a CDS encoding Tex family protein, which yields MTTFATRIAKELSLSAAKVEAVIALLDDSATIPFIARYRKEVTGGMDEVAIAAIRDRNEQLGELEKRRSAITQSLEERELLTPELRKAVDGAETLAALEDIYLPYRPKRRTRAQIARERGLEPLADILWKQDPRDVPQKAAAQFVSPENDVPDTEAALAGARDIVAERISEDTETRKVMRIMFSMRGQLVSSATKTAGEKADEAATFRDYFSWQEPAKAAPGHRILAMMRGEREGMLSLSLRPDEPMALQALKRHFVTGSSPCSRQMDMAAEDCYKRLLAPSMENEARTLLKNRADEEAIAVFAANLRELLLASPLGQKRVLALDPGFRTGAKLVCLDAQGALLHNETIYPVTGGAKVEEAAKRVTALVSKFNIEAIAIGNGTASRETEAFVRSLGLPESVMVVMVNESGASVYSASDVARKEFPNHDVTVRGAVSIGRRLMDPLAELVKIDPKAIGVGQYQHDVDQTALKSSLEDVVVSCVNSVGVELNTASAELLTYVSGLGPTLAANIVAQRTESGPFASRKELLKVKRLGPKAYEQCAGFLRINGAKNPLDASAVHPESYAIVERMAKDQGCTVADLIRDETLRKRIRLDDYVTDTIGLPTLTDIVQELARPGRDPRPEFAPFSFADVHTLADLSTGMELPGIVTNVTKFGAFVDIGVHQDGLVHVSQLSDNFVKDPADVVRVQQRVRVRVVEVDQQRKRIGLTMKGVRQKI from the coding sequence ATGACCACATTTGCCACACGCATTGCCAAAGAACTTTCCCTCTCCGCAGCCAAGGTTGAAGCCGTTATCGCCCTGCTTGACGACAGCGCCACCATTCCGTTCATCGCCCGCTACCGCAAGGAAGTCACAGGGGGCATGGATGAAGTGGCCATTGCCGCCATCCGCGACAGGAACGAACAACTCGGCGAACTGGAAAAACGCCGCAGCGCCATCACGCAGTCGCTGGAAGAACGCGAGCTGCTCACTCCGGAACTGCGCAAGGCAGTGGACGGGGCAGAAACCCTTGCCGCGCTTGAAGACATCTACCTGCCCTACCGCCCCAAGCGGCGCACCAGAGCGCAGATTGCACGCGAACGCGGGCTTGAGCCGCTTGCCGACATCCTGTGGAAGCAGGACCCGCGCGATGTGCCGCAAAAGGCAGCCGCGCAGTTCGTATCGCCGGAAAATGACGTACCAGATACGGAAGCTGCCCTCGCAGGCGCCCGCGACATCGTGGCTGAACGCATCAGTGAAGACACGGAAACCCGCAAGGTCATGCGCATCATGTTTTCCATGCGCGGCCAGCTCGTTTCATCAGCCACCAAGACAGCCGGTGAAAAAGCCGATGAAGCAGCTACCTTCCGCGACTATTTCAGCTGGCAGGAACCTGCCAAGGCGGCTCCCGGCCACCGTATCCTCGCCATGATGCGCGGCGAGCGCGAAGGTATGCTCAGCCTTTCCCTGCGCCCTGATGAACCCATGGCCCTGCAGGCGCTGAAACGGCATTTCGTCACCGGCAGCAGCCCCTGCTCCCGTCAGATGGATATGGCGGCCGAAGACTGCTACAAGCGGCTGCTTGCCCCTTCCATGGAAAACGAGGCCCGCACCCTGCTCAAGAACCGCGCAGACGAGGAAGCCATAGCCGTGTTTGCAGCCAACCTGCGCGAGCTGCTGCTGGCTTCCCCCCTTGGACAGAAGCGCGTGCTTGCGCTCGATCCCGGTTTCCGCACCGGTGCCAAGCTGGTCTGCCTCGATGCACAGGGGGCTCTGCTCCACAATGAGACCATCTATCCCGTTACCGGCGGTGCCAAGGTTGAAGAGGCCGCCAAACGCGTTACCGCCCTCGTCTCCAAGTTCAATATCGAAGCCATCGCCATCGGCAACGGCACGGCATCGCGCGAGACGGAAGCCTTTGTCCGCAGCCTCGGCCTGCCGGAATCCGTCATGGTAGTCATGGTCAACGAAAGCGGGGCGTCGGTGTATTCCGCCTCTGATGTGGCCCGAAAGGAATTCCCCAACCACGACGTAACGGTACGCGGCGCCGTGTCCATCGGCAGACGCCTCATGGACCCCCTTGCCGAACTGGTGAAGATCGATCCCAAGGCCATCGGTGTGGGGCAGTATCAGCACGATGTGGACCAGACAGCCCTCAAGAGCTCGCTGGAAGACGTGGTTGTATCCTGCGTGAACAGCGTGGGCGTGGAGCTGAATACCGCCAGCGCGGAACTGCTGACCTACGTCTCCGGCCTCGGCCCCACGCTGGCAGCCAACATCGTTGCCCAGCGTACGGAAAGCGGCCCCTTTGCATCGCGCAAGGAGCTTCTCAAGGTCAAACGCCTCGGTCCCAAGGCCTATGAACAGTGCGCGGGCTTTCTCCGCATCAACGGCGCAAAAAACCCGCTTGATGCATCTGCCGTACATCCGGAATCCTACGCCATAGTGGAACGCATGGCCAAGGATCAGGGATGCACCGTTGCCGACCTCATTCGCGACGAGACCCTGCGTAAGCGCATACGCCTTGATGACTACGTCACCGATACCATCGGCCTGCCCACCCTGACCGACATCGTTCAGGAACTGGCACGGCCCGGCCGTGACCCGCGACCCGAGTTTGCGCCCTTCTCCTTTGCCGACGTGCACACCCTTGCCGACCTTTCCACCGGCATGGAACTACCCGGTATTGTTACCAACGTGACCAAGTTCGGCGCGTTTGTGGATATCGGCGTGCATCAGGACGGTCTGGTGCATGTATCCCAGCTTTCGGACAACTTTGTGAAGGACCCTGCTGATGTCGTGCGCGTGCAGCAGCGCGTGCGTGTACGCGTGGTGGAAGTGGATCAGCAGCGCAAACGCATCGGCCTGACCATGAAGGGCGTTCGCCAGAAGATCTGA
- the tpx gene encoding thiol peroxidase — MTERTGIITFKGNGLTLQGSPVSVGDKAPDFTVLGNDLSPKTLADFKGKVLILSAVPSLDTPVCDVETRRFNQEAANLGNGIAVLTISADLPFAQARWCGAAGINAVTTLSDHKDMAFGAAYGLIIKELRLLTRAVLVVNKEGKIVYQEVLPEVTNEPNYEAAIAAARAAL; from the coding sequence ATGACTGAACGTACCGGCATCATCACCTTCAAGGGCAACGGACTTACCCTGCAGGGCTCTCCCGTCTCCGTGGGCGACAAGGCTCCCGACTTCACCGTGCTCGGCAACGACCTTTCTCCCAAGACTCTGGCAGACTTCAAGGGCAAGGTGCTCATCCTCTCTGCCGTTCCCTCGCTCGACACCCCCGTCTGCGATGTGGAAACCCGCCGTTTCAATCAGGAAGCAGCCAATCTCGGCAACGGCATTGCCGTGCTGACCATATCCGCCGACCTTCCCTTTGCGCAGGCCCGCTGGTGCGGCGCAGCCGGAATTAACGCCGTGACCACCCTTTCCGACCACAAGGATATGGCGTTCGGCGCAGCCTACGGCCTTATCATCAAGGAACTGCGCCTGCTTACCCGCGCCGTCCTCGTCGTGAACAAGGAAGGCAAGATCGTCTATCAGGAAGTGCTGCCCGAAGTTACCAACGAACCCAATTACGAAGCAGCCATTGCTGCCGCCCGCGCAGCGCTGTAA